Proteins encoded by one window of Dioscorea cayenensis subsp. rotundata cultivar TDr96_F1 chromosome 20, TDr96_F1_v2_PseudoChromosome.rev07_lg8_w22 25.fasta, whole genome shotgun sequence:
- the LOC120251497 gene encoding uncharacterized protein LOC120251497: MVGDRPGAVYILSSDACGNRNKILSGSEFGTDTTLRLNSPGTATLFDSTLNGTKRKRDAINKVEGSAHHSLLFLGLGPSPSSSDNSKGSSLTVSSMSSAKEIDEGSSIDLDLNFDLHLDNENMAGITDFAAAPNGTGLQFDLQLSLLTGTTNSGMTSLSPISKQCQNILEASAEISPLPTAEEGSVSSAQLKFGNCLLQSSGTTWRTSMFAPDLNAPATVETVPAIPEENPVACASEIALRQQRNTNTKNCQFLGCGKGARGASGLCIAHGGGRRCQKIGCHKGAEGKTIYCKAHGGGRRCQFLGCTKSAEGRTDYCISHGGGRRCSHESCTKAARGKSGLCIRHGGGKRCQKENCTKSAEGYSGLCISHGGGRRCQFPECTKGAQGSTKFCKAHGGGKRCTFPGCDKGAEGSTQFCKGHGGGRRCSFEGGGVCPKSVHGGTQFCVAHGGGKRCTAPECTKSARGRTEFCVRHGGGKRCKSDGCGKSAQGSTDFCKAHGGGRRCSWGQAGSIFEIGGAPCERFARGKTGLCAAHSALVQDQCVHGGGSMEMAPPCAELLTTVKPEKPKDALLMNHADGFSGLNNSEEKMLVMPSPITLQTTMASLPEGRVHGGSMMAKLFGCATVQALWM; this comes from the coding sequence ATGGTCGGGGACCGACCGGGTGCTGTTTATATACTGTCTTCTGATGCTTGTGGAAATCGGAACAAAATTCTATCAGGATCTGAGTTTGGTACAGATACAACATTAAGGCTTAATTCTCCTGGCACTGCCACCCTGTTTGATTCCACTTTGAATGGCACCAAGCGGAAGAGGGATGCTATCAATAAAGTGGAGGGTTCGGCACATCATTCTTTACTGTTTCTTGGTTTAGGACCTTCACCTAGCTCCTCTGATAATAGCAAGGGGAGCTCATTAACCGTCTCTTCAATGTCTTCAGCGAAGGAAATTGATGAGGGATCATCTATTGATCTAGATTTGAATTTTGATCTTCATCTTGACAATGAGAATATGGCGGGCATAACAGATTTTGCAGCTGCTCCAAATGGAACAGGACTGCAGTTTGACTTGCAATTAAGTCTTTTGACAGGTACAACCAATTCTGGTATGACTAGTCTCAGTCCCATCTCAAAACAATGTCAAAATATCTTGGAGGCATCAGCGGAGATTAGTCCACTGCCAACAGCAGAAGAAGGTTCAGTTTCATCAGCTCAACTGAAATTTGGGAATTGTCTGCTCCAATCTTCAGGCACAACATGGAGAACTAGCATGTTTGCTCCTGACCTGAATGCTCCAGCCACTGTCGAGACAGTTCCAGCTATACCAGAGGAAAACCCAGTTGCCTGTGCTTCCGAGATCGCTCTTAGACAACAACGCAACACTAACACAAAAAATTGTCAGTTTTTGGGATGTGGAAAAGGAGCCAGAGGTGCGTCTGGGTTATGCATAGCTCACGGAGGTGGAAGAAGGTGCCAAAAGATTGGATGCCACAAGGGAGCCGAGGGAAAGACCATTTACTGCAAAGCTCATGGAGGTGGCCGACGGTGCCAATTCCTTGGGTGCACGAAAAGTGCTGAAGGCAGGACAGATTACTGCATTTCTCATGGTGGTGGCCGTCGTTGTTCTCATGAAAGTTGCACCAAAGCTGCTAGAGGAAAGTCTGGTTTGTGCATCAGGCATGGAGGTGGCAAGAGGTGTCAGAAAGAGAATTGCACTAAGAGCGCGGAAGGCTACTCCGGCCTTTGTATCTCTCACGGAGGTGGTAGGCGTTGTCAATTTCCAGAGTGCACCAAAGGGGCTCAAGGAAGCACGAAATTCTGCAAGGCGCATGGAGGGGGCAAGAGGTGTACATTTCCGGGTTGTGATAAGGGGGCTGAAGGAAGCACTCAATTTTGCAAAGGGCATGGTGGAGGAAGGAGATGCTCATTCGAGGGTGGTGGTGTCTGCCCGAAAAGTGTTCATGGTGGAACTCAATTTTGTGTTGCACATGGTGGCGGGAAAAGGTGTACAGCCCCTGAATGCACCAAGAGTGCGAGAGGACGGACAGAGTTTTGTGTGAGGCATGGTGGAGGCAAGAGATGCAAGTCTGATGGATGTGGGAAAAGCGCGCAAGGGAGCACTGATTTTTGCAAGGCACATGGTGGAGGCAGGCGTTGTTCGTGGGGTCAGGCGGGTTCGATCTTTGAAATTGGTGGTGCACCATGTGAGAGGTTTGCCCGGGGGAAGACTGGCTTGTGTGCGGCACACAGTGCTTTGGTGCAAGATCAGTGTGTTCATGGTGGAGGATCAATGGAGATGGCACCGCCATGCGCTGAACTTTTGACAACTGTTAAGCCCGAGAAGCCGAAAGACGCTTTGCTAATGAATCATGCTGATGGTTTCTCAGGATTGAACAATTCTGAGGAAAAGATGTTGGTGATGCCTTCTCCAATCACTCTCCAGACTACAATGGCTTCACTTCCTGAAGGGAGAGTGCATGGAGGGAGCATGATGGCTAAGCTTTTTGGTTGTGCAACGGTGCAGGCTCTTTGGATGTAG
- the LOC120251676 gene encoding plastidial pyruvate kinase 2, with protein sequence MAQVVAAVRTVQVSCPGSGRGGVLREKLKPESVPMRFYKAKERSSKGRCWSPVVAVANRLSRLETEVLPVSPEDTVKDEEQFRHLKGMQQLNDGSSGVWLKPNVRRKTKIVCTIGPSTNTRGMIWKLAEAGMNVARMNMSHGDHASHQKVIDLVKEYNAQSKDNAIAIMLDTKGPEVRSGDVPQPIDLAPGQEFTFTIKRGVSTENCVSVNYDDFVNDVEVGDMLLVDGGMMSLVVKSKTEDSVKCEVVDGGELKSRRHLNVRGKSATLPSITEKDWEDIKFGVENGVDYYAVSFVKDAQVVHELKDYLRDCGADIHVMVKIESADSIPNLHSIITASDGAMVARGDLGAELPIEEVPLLQEEIIRLCRSMGKAVIVATNMLESMIVHPTPTRAEVSDIAIAVREGADAVMLSGETAHGKYPLKAVKVMHTVALRTEATIVGGEKPANLGLAFKNHMSEMFAYHATMMSNTLGTSIVVFTRSGFMAILLSHYRPSGTIYAFTDNERVRQRLALYQGVCPIYLQFSNDAEKTFTDALSYLQKQGMVKEGEEVALVQSGKQAIWRSHSTHNIQVRKV encoded by the exons ATGGCGCAGGTGGTGGCGGCTGTTCGAACCGTGCAGGTTTCATGCCCTGGATCCGGTCGTGGGGGAGTCTTGCGTGAAAAGCTTAAGCCGGAGAGTGTTCCGATGAGGTTCTACAAAGCGAAGGAGAGGAGTAGTAAAGGTCGGTGCTGGTCGCCGGTTGTCGCCGTGGCTAATAGATTGTCTCGGCTTGAGACTGAGGTTCTCCCTGTCTCGCCGGAAGATACTGTAAAG GATGAAGAGCAATTCAGGCATCTGAAGGGGATGCAGCAACTTAATGATGGATCGTCTGGGGTGTGGTTGAAACCCAATGTGAGGCGCAAGACAAAGATTGTGTGTACCATAGGTCCCTCTACCAACACCAGGGGGATGATTTGGAAGCTTGCGGAGGCTGGTATGAATGTTGCTAGGATGAATATGTCTCACGGAGACCATGCATCCCATCAGAAAGTCATTGATTTGGTTAAGGAGTATAATGCTCAATCAAAAGACAATGCTATTGCAATTATGCTTGATACCAAG GGTCCAGAGGTTCGGAGTGGTGATGTGCCACAGCCAATTGACTTAGCACCTGGTCAAGAGTTCACCTTCACAATAAAAAGAGGGGTTAGCACAGAGAACTGTGTCAGTGTCAATTATGATGACTTTGTTAATGATGTTGAAGTTGGTGATATGCTCCTTGTAGATG GAGGAATGATGTCCTTGGTGGTTAAGTCTAAGACTGAAGATTCTGTTAAGTGTGAAGTCGTTGATGGAGGCGAACTTAAATCAAGGCGGCACCTAAATGTTCGAGGGAAAAGCGCTACTCTTCCATCTATCACTG AAAAAGATTGGGAAGATATCAAGTTTGGCGTGGAGAATGGAGTAGATTATTATGCAGTTTCATTTGTCAAAGATGCACAAGTTGTCCATGAATTAAAGGATTATCTACGGG ACTGTGGTGCTGACATACATGTGATGGTGAAAATTGAAAGTGCCGACTCCATTCCAAATCTGCATTCCATTATTACTGCATCTGATGGG GCTATGGTGGCCAGAGGTGACCTTGGAGCTGAACTCCCAATTGAGGAGGTTCCGCTATTGCAG GAAGAGATTATCAGGTTGTGCCGGAGCATGGGAAAAGCTGTTATTGTAGCAACAAACATGCTGGAAAGCATGATTGTTCATCCTACACCAACACGGGCAGAAGTGTCAGACATTGCCATTGCAGTGCGTGAGGGAGCTGATGCAGTCATGCTTTCTGGTGAAACCGCTCATGGAAA GTATCCGCTTAAAGCTGTGAAGGTCATGCATACAGTAGCTTTGAGGACTGAAGCAACCATTGTTGGAGGGGAAAAACCAGCTAATCTCGGTTTGGCTTTCAAG AACCACATGAGTGAAATGTTCGCTTACCATGCAACAATGATGTCAAATACTCTAGGGACATCAATCGTAGTATTTACCAGATCTGGATTTATGGCTATTCTGCTTAGCCACTATCGACCTTCCGGAACCATATATGCCTTCACAGATAA TGAGAGAGTGAGGCAAAGGCTAGCCCTTTATCAAGGCGTTTGCCCCATATATCTGCAATTCTCAAATGATGCTGAAAAGACCTTCACTGATGCTCTCTCTTACTTGCAG AAGCAAGGAATGGTGAAGGAAGGTGAGGAGGTAGCACTAGTACAAAGTGGTAAACAAGCCATCTGGAGGTCTCATTCCACACACAACATCCAGGTCAGAAAGGTATAA